A window from Symphalangus syndactylus isolate Jambi chromosome 22, NHGRI_mSymSyn1-v2.1_pri, whole genome shotgun sequence encodes these proteins:
- the CHST12 gene encoding carbohydrate sulfotransferase 12, producing MTKARLFRLWLVLGSVFMILLIIVYWDSAGAAHFYLHTSFSRPHTGPPLPTPGPDRDRELTADSDVDEFLDKFLSAGVKQSDLPRKETEQPPAPGSMEESVRGYDWSPRDARRSPDQGRQQAERRSVLRGFCANSSLAFPTKERAFDDIPNSELSHLIVDDRHGAIYCYVPKVACTNWKRVMIVLSGSLLHRGAPYRDPLRIPREHVHNASAHLTFNKFWRRYGKLSRHLMKVKLKKYTKFLFVRDPFVRLISAFRSKFELENEEFYRKFAVPMLRLYANHTSLPASAREAFRAGLKVSFANFIQYLLDPHTEKLAPFNEHWRQVYRLCHPCQIDYDFVGKLETLDEDAAQLLQLLQVDRHLRFPPSYRNRTASSWEEDWFAKIPLAWRQQLYKLYEADFVLFGYPKPENLLRD from the coding sequence ATGACCAAGGCCCGGCTGTTCCGGCTGTGGCTGGTGCTGGGTTCGGTGTTCATGATCCTGCTGATCATCGTATACTGGGACAGCGCGGGCGCCGCGCACTTCTACCTGCACACGTCCTTCTCTAGGCCGCACACGGGGCCGCCGCTGCCCACGCCCGGGCCGGACAGGGACAGGGAGCTCACGGCCGACTCCGACGTCGACGAGTTTCTGGACAAGTTTCTCAGTGCCGGCGTGAAGCAGAGTGACCTTCCCAGAAAGGAGACGGAGCAGCCGCCTGCGCCGGGGAGCATGGAGGAGAGCGTGAGAGGCTACGACTGGTCCCCGCGCGACGCCCGGCGCAGCCCCGACCAGGGCCGGCAGCAGGCGGAGCGGAGGAGCGTGCTGCGGGGCTTCTGCGCCAACTCCAGCCTGGCCTTCCCCACCAAGGAGCGCGCATTCGACGACATCCCCAACTCGGAGCTGAGCCACCTGATCGTGGACGACCGGCACGGCGCCATCTACTGCTACGTGCCCAAGGTGGCCTGCACCAACTGGAAGCGCGTGATGATTGTGCTGAGCGGGAGCCTGCTGCACCGCGGTGCGCCCTACCGCGACCCGCTGCGCATCCCGCGCGAGCACGTGCACAACGCCAGCGCGCACCTGACCTTCAACAAGTTCTGGCGCCGCTACGGGAAGCTCTCCCGCCACCTCATGAAGGTCAAGCTCAAGAAATACACCAAGTTCCTCTTCGTGCGTGACCCCTTCGTGCGCCTCATCTCCGCCTTCCGCAGCAAGTTCGAGCTGGAGAACGAGGAGTTCTACCGCAAGTTCGCCGTGCCCATGCTGCGGCTGTACGCCAACCACACCAGCCTGCCCGCCTCGGCGCGCGAGGCCTTCCGCGCCGGCCTCAAGGTGTCTTTCGCCAACTTCATCCAGTACCTGCTGGACCCGCACACGGAGAAGCTGGCGCCCTTCAACGAGCACTGGCGGCAGGTGTACCGCCTCTGCCACCCGTGCCAGATCGACTACGACTTCGTGGGGAAGCTGGAGACGCTGGACGAGGATGCCGcgcagctgctgcagctgctcCAGGTGGACCGGCACCTCCGCTTCCCCCCGAGCTACCGGAACAGGACCGCCAGCAGCTGGGAGGAGGACTGGTTCGCCAAGATCCCCCTGGCCTGGAGGCAGCAGCTGTACAAACTCTACGAGGCCGACTTTGTTCTCTTCGGCTACCCCAAGCCCGAAAACCTCCTCCGAGACTGA